gcgccgtccgccgcgTACAGATAAATACTCCCCGcgatcgccgtcgccgaccTCACCCCCAGTTGCCGCCCTCACCAGCTGCCTTCCCCTGCCGATCGACCTCCCCCTTCAATGCCTTGTCTTCTTCCCTACCGGCGCAGGACCCCAGGCCGCGACCAGCCATGACCACCAAGAAcctcaagcagcagcagcagcagcacgtgcTGCCCATGGTGGTGGCcggcatggccgccgccgccaccccggctTGCCCCGTCCGGACCAAGCTCCTGCTCTgcgcggccctcggcttcgCGATCGGCGTCGTGGCCACCGTCTCCCTCCTCTTGAGCTCCGCCTCCCCCTACACGGCCTCGCTCCACGCCCACGGGGGAACGCTCGCCGGGCTCTTCatgccggcctccgccgccgcgaacgCCGTCCGGGACCGGCAGCAGGAGccgcccgcggcgccgcgcccgccacgGCCGGAGCAAGGGCCGCCGGCCGTCCCCGCAATGATCCGGCGGCCTCGGTcgtcgccggagccgccgccggcggccactAGCGCTACTACTGCCCCTCCGCCACCGACGCCGGCTGGCGTTGGCGGTGCCTCCCGCGGCAGCGGCATCGGCAtcggcggcggggacgacgacgacaaggagCTGATGGCCctggcggcgtcggcgccgcgggcggtgccggccggcgcggcgcccaAGGTGGCGTTCCTGTTCCTGACGCGCTGGGACCTGCCCATGGCGCCGCTGTGGGACAAGTTCTTCCACGGCCACCGCGGGCGCTACAACGTCTACGTGCACACCGACCCGGCCTTCAACGGCTCCGAGCCGCCGGAGACCTCCGCCTTCCACCGCCGGAGGATCCCCAGCAAGGTGCGCCCCATTATCCGCCTCCGCTCCCTTCATGGCGCGCATTAGCAGAGAATCCAATCGCCTACTTAATTACAGAGAAGATCAGAGAGAGAAAATCATTAGCGGAAATCATTCACCTCATCACCGGCACATTAATTAGTGGATTTGCAAACGCATGAATGCCTAGTTAAACCGCGGTAATCGAGCTAGTCCGCCATTGACGGGCCGGGAGGAAGCGATCCGGGCATTCCCATTGGAGTAGGTGGCACACTAGTACATGGTTTGCAAGATGACAAGCGAGTCCACTTCACCGGCAAGGCATTTGGGCCGGCGTGCCATCCAATTGTCCAGCGGCGTCGCACGGAAAGAATTTTCGCCTTTTCCACATGCAAACAACCGGGAATTCCACGGGCGATGGGTTCGGAGCCCATGTTTCGTTGTCTGGATGGCAAGGATTTCTCTTGTTCTGGAACGGGCAAGGATCATCGTTAGGAATATTCATTTGCTAATTAATGGTTGATCTCTACTACTGCTTCACCGAATGATCACTTGCTAATTAGTACTAGCTATAACTAGTGGGCACCACAAAGGAAAGGTATACTTGCTACATTAATCATTAGAAGATTTCGAGTGACTAAAAACATAGAGACAAAAAAACTGTATAATAAATATTGAATCAAGAAAGCTTtgtactagctagctaggacTGTTGAACCAACACCTAGAGGCAGGTATCATCCAATAAATTTTAAATCAATAAAAACATGGATCGACCGGAAAATAGCAAATTCCCATTAAAATTGGTCTGATGAACTCTGAAGCAAGGAAGGCGAAGGTTCCCCAGAATCGCCTTGCTTGAGTTGTGAGAGTTGTGGCACGACGTGCCTTGTGCGCTTGGAAAGCACCGCTAGCTGCTTCATCAGCAGGGTTGGCATTCGACGCACTCAAAGTTTCCCCTCATTAGCTAATGCCTAGCTACTAGTACGTTGAACTTTAGTGCCAGCATGCCAAGTGTCAATAATATACATACACTTGCTTCCGTGTGCGTTCCGTGTGACTGATCGAAACAACGAACATACACTTGCATGCTTCTCGGAAGTGCAaacattttcttttcatttttattcTTATCTTTCACAATTCAatgaagaaatagaaaaagtcCATATTACTCCCCTCAAGTATAATCAAAGTCTAGATAACCCACTAAATTATTGCTTAATTAAATTTATCCCCTAAGTACATGATTTACCAAATTTAACTCTTAATAAGATTAATCAtttttatttatccatgcacaAGCGATGTCTTGAGTTAAAATTTTGTAAGATGATAGGGGACGACATAACACATTGTAGACAATATGTCAAgaattttcatcattattttgatagggtATGATATTTAATAATGAATTAACCCTTATGATATAAATTTTGACATACATTGTGATGCCCACAATAACTATGGTAAAACTTAAATTAAGATTCTACTTGTATGCGGAGAATTAAAAATGATAAATTATATTAGGAGGTAAATTGAACAAATAAATATAGTTTAGGGGCCAAACTAAccaagagattttttttttgcgaggaaaacTAACCAAGAGATAGTTACAGATATTCCGGACTTTGGCCATATTTGTGGGGAGTAATTTGAACTTTTTCTtatgctaaaaaaattaaacttTTTCTTAAGGAATAACATCACTCAACTTAAAATGGGGGaatttctcattttctttttctttttttttgcgaaagaatTTCTCATTTTCTTGATATGGAACAATGATTAAATACTCAAAGACTTGCCCAATCAAGAAAATACCTTTGCAAAGATTGACGATGAAGCAGTATGGTATACTGTATTTTAGTATATTAACATTGGCACgttttaaaattaaatttgCAGGAGGTGAAATGGGGCCGCGTCAGCATGGTGGAGGCGGAGCGCCGGCTGCTGGCGCACGCGCTGCTGGACGACCCCTCCAACGCCCGCTTCGTCCTCCTGTCGGAGTCGCACGTCCCGCTCTTCGACTTCCCCACCGTCCACTCGTACCTCGTCAACTCCACCGAGGTGTTCCTCGAGTCCTACGACCAGCCCGGCGCGACGGGCCGCGGCCGCTACAACCGCCGCATGAGCCCCGTCGTGACCGCGGCGCAGTGGCGCAAGGGCTCCCAGTGGTTCGACCTGGACCGGGGCCTCGCCACCGACGTCGTCGCCGACCGCGTCTACTTCCCGGTCTTCCGGCGCTTCTGCAGCCGGGGCTGCTACGCCGACGAGCACTACCTGCCGACGCTCCTCCAcatccggcggccggcggcggccgccaacCGGAGCCTGACGTGGGTCGACTGGTCCCGCGGCGGCCCGCACCCAGCGCGGTTCCACAGGGTGCAGGTCACCGTCGACTTCCTCCGGTGGCTCAGGAGCGGCACCACGTGCACGTACAACGGCAGGACCACCGACGTCTGCTTCCTCTTCGCGAGGAAGTTTTTGCCCAACTCGCTCACCAGGTTCCTGAGATTCGCGCCCAAGGTGATGGGTTTTGGCTAAACCGATGAGTGCATGGGCGGTGCTCACATTCTTTGATTCATGTGTTGTTCCGGCGGATGTGCGAGTGTAAAGGGGGGATGGATTTCTTGTGATTTTAAATCTTCTTTTGTAAAGGCAATTCTCTCGAATACAAGATATGCATGTCATCATTTATTATTAGGATCCATGATGGTCAAactttttaattttgaccacCGATGTTAAAAAAAATCACTAAGAATGAAAATGTAAGACAGATGGAAGTGTTCATCATGAAAATGTCTTTTATTAACTATTGATCAAATTTTCACTTCAGACAGTAGACTATATCGATGTCCTAATAACGATATGAATTTTAACCCAAGGACAAAGTATAGTATCTATAGAATAGTAGGGAGCATCTAAAGGCTGCTTGAGCGTATTAATTTGGACCAACAGATATTCCATTTTAGCGTTGTTGGTTCTCGATCTAGCATTCTACATCTTCCATTTCAACCAATCGTCATCTATTCGAACTTGGATCTTGTTtagattcaaaattcaaattttcaaaaatatcacatcgaatattacGGCATCTGCATGGAAAATTAATtatagacaaaataaaaaactaattgcacagtttgcttgtaaattgtgagacgaatctaatgagcctaattaggtcatAATTAGATACTAAACTGTACAGTaacacatgctctaatgatggattaattaggcttaatagattcatcttgcgATTTTCCGTCCAttcatgtaattagttttataattatatcatatttagtacttctaatCTTTGGTTGAAAATTATTACAATAAATTTCATCGAAAATTTTACAGGATGTAAATAAGGCCTTGCCTCCAATGCTAATGTACCCCATCTTTTTTCCATGCCCTCGTGCCATTCCAGCATCATCCCACGTGACAAAACGTGCAAAAGGAGCTCAATATTAGTAAGAGCGCTCCGATTGTTTGCCAAATATCATGCAAAACAAACCTAAATATGGTTTGAACAGAACCGGAGAAAAAGCTATTAGTACCGGTCATATGATTTGATTTGTACCGGCTGCTTCAACcgggccggtactaaatagagGACCACCTCACGTAGAGCTTCTTTTGTCATCTCACCTATAAATCACATATGATTGTGTGTAAGATACTTTCCTTTTAAAGTACCCTTGAGATCTATTTAATACCGGACCAAGACGCCAACCCGACACTACATGTCACCTTTTAGTACCCGTTGGTGTCATTAACCGTACTAAATGGTTGTGACATTTTAATACTAAAAGTTGACTTAGGTGATGTTATTACTGGTACTAAAATGGTTCCGGAGGTTTTAAAATTTGGATCTGGTACTAAAATGACTACGTTCCAACTTTTGTACCTGACCAAACTATGACAGGTATTAACGTGTAGGGATAAAAGATCATTTTTCTTGTATGGAAAAAACACAACTATTAGGTACAGTGACACTCTGTAAATCTCACACAAACGGAAACGGTGGCATGGGTTTAGCCCAATAAGCTTTCGGCCAGCCAgatcccaaaggatggcagagCCCATGtgctgtctttttttttcttttttgtattttttctcctcattttttcttttcttctttctttgccaATTCAGATAATCGTTTATCCTATTTTCTTGTGCTTGTAATATTCATATCATTCATACTTATTTTTTGAAATGAATATACACATAACTAAACTCGATTGGTTAATTCTATATTGAAAATCTATAGTATGTATTTGAATTGTTATgatgataaaaaaatttattattGAGTCATATGTTTTTTCTATTCTAATAGTGAAAAATATTTAGTGGTATATCTTGAGATTATGCCAACCATGGAATTTGATATCCATAGTATACTTGATTGTTCCATATATATTTTATATTGTTCTAGTTGTAAAAAGTTATTGTTTCGTGGTATATTTTGGTAGTAAATAATTATTGTTCATGAAATAGTCTAAACCTAGTTCCAGTAGAGTAAAAATATATTTCCTTGAAATGATGCATCACCTATACTAAAATATGTTGTTTTAATAACTTATTTCAATTTTTCTATGCAACATTTAATTTCCAATGATAAAAAAAACCATTATTTTGGTAACTTACTTGGCGTTTATGTACCAACTTGATTTATCTATGGTACATATTGAATTGTTCTGACCATGGAAAAAACATTCTCCGTGGTATCCTTTTAATGTCCTGTAATCAATATTCATTGCTCTGATAGTATCTTTCAATGttcctatatttttttacaTTGTCCCAAATTTATGTTTTACTTTTTGTTTGTCAAATGAATCTATGTTTAGTAGTTAGTGTTTAGTCCAGCCTTTTTCGCAAGGTTGGGCCTGGCCCTTCCATCAAATTTAGGCCTATAGAATCGAAAATAACTCAATTCAACTTGTGCATATGGGCCGAATGTATGTTTTCATTTAAGCCCAAGATAAAAATTAGACCGACGTCTAAACTGGGCCGAAAAGGCGCACcgacatcaaaggcaaacaaGAATCAGCTGAGAAGATTAAGCACCGACATCCAATGCACAGCTGAACAATACCAACTCCTCACGCGCTATCTACTAGCTTGCTCCATGTGCACATTATTTCATATAATTTCCCCTTATTAACAAGCACAAGGTGTATCAGCTGAGAAGATTAAACCACGTTGACATCCAATCAAGCAGCATCGTCCATGGCGGTTGGTAGcaaggttttaaatagccggctatagctgcCGCTATCTTCCGCTATAGCCTTTTTAGAGAGCTACCGCTAGGAgaaatagcccgctatagccggctatagcccgctatatctggctatagcttccgctatcaGCATTTTAGGATAATTGCCGCTAAATGTCATAGCCCACTATTTAAAACATTAGTTGGTAGCCAGGTAGGTAGCAGTGAGCTGAGGTCAACGCAACGCCACGGGACTTCGCAGCCAAGCTGAGCTTCCATGAAGCTGGTAAGCAAACCTTGGCCAGCCTATGCCCGACCTTAGCTTCCATAATGGATCCTAACATGCCATGCCTAGCTCTCAAACATTCCCAGGAACATGCCCTGCTCTCTCCCTGACAGAGCTTCTCCATGTGATCGGCCTTCTTCGTTCTCCAATCCGTGCAGCATCCACGGGCAGCTGGGCACTATAAATAGCGAGCCCGATTCGATGTTATGGAACATCAATACAATAGCAAGATCAAAGGAGTTCCAATTGAGGGATTTGTAGTAATTGCACATTGAATTAGGTAGCCACAGCGGCCATGGCGTTGCCATTGCCGTCGCCGTCTTCTTCTAGGCACCATCCCCGGCCGCTGGTGGCagcgttgctgctgctgctaatgGCAATGGCGGCTCGGCCGGGAGTGGGGTCGTTGCTGTACGACCAGGTCGAGATCACCTGGGGCGGCGACAGCAGCTTCTTCTACATGGAGCGCGAGGGCGTCGACGTCCTCGCGCTCTGCCTCGAGAAGACCAACGGCGGCTCCGGGTTCGCCTCCAAGGACACCTACCTCTACGGCCGCTTCGACATCGACATCATGCTCGTCGCCAACAACTCCGCCGGCACGGTCGCCACCTTCTACGTAAGTCCGGCCTGTTGCACCCCAACGAGATCATGATTCATGCTGAATTGCTGACACGGTTTGGTATCTCTGATCGATATGCAGCTGATGCCGGACGGCGAGGTGCCGTGGGCGTACCACGACGAGATCGACCTggagttcctcggcaacgccacCGGCGAGCCGTACACGCTCCACACCAACATCTTCGccaacggcgccggcggccgcgagcaGCAGTTCCGGCTCTGGTTCGACCCCACCACCGACTTCCACACCTACTCCATCGAGTGGAACCCCAAGCACATCATGTAAGCCTCTGAATTGAATTCTCCCTCTTGATGATCATCAGCAATATATGAAACTCCTCGTCAAAGCTCAACCCCACATTGTTCTTGCAGAATCCTAGTGGACGGCACGCCGGTCCGCGCGTTCGAGAACCACGCGGCCCGCGGCGTGCCGTTCCCGACGTGGCAGCGCATGCGGCTGCAGGGCACGCTGTGGGACGCCGACGAGTGGGCGACGCAGGGCGGCCGCGTCAAGACGGACTGGACGCAGGCGCCCTTCTACGCCTACTACCGCAACCTCCGGGTGACGCCGTGCGCGCCGTCCCCCGGCGTGGCGTGGTGCGGCGACGAGCCGCCGGAGTCGGCGTGGTTCGAGCAGCGGCTGGACAAGGCGGCGCTCAAGGAGGCGCAGGAGAAGCACATGATCTATGACTACTGCGTGGATGAGAAGCGGTTCAAGGACAAGGGATTCCCCAAGGAATGCAACGCTGACTAATCAAATGTATAATGTAAATAAATGCCCATCTATTCGTTGACATGTGTCCCCTCATGTGTCTGTAAAATAAGTCAATTGATTTTTTAACAAGATAAATATTTCACTTTTTTTGTTATGATCATTACCCATAGTGTAGCCATTTCCTTCATCAAGTTTATGACGGAAATTTGTAAGAATCTCCCTCCTTTTCAGAAGAACAGGAATCTTTGAAATCCAGTAGATTCGTGAGAGGAAGGGGTGGGCATCCCTATATGTCTCACGGAAGATGGTTAAGCGATGCTTCGCACGGCCCACGATGGCCCATCTGCTCTATACTGTGTTTCATCGGCCCATGTGGAAACTAACACCTCAGCAGAACAAGGAGCGAGAAGGAGCGAGAGCCCATGGACGAATCACGGATAGCACAGGCATGTCACAGTGTAGCAAAGGTGGTAAGTATGGTatctctttttatttttcatttaaaCTATGCCAATACTATTTTTCTAAATATCTTGCGACCTAGTATATGTGGAATATTAACAGATTCAATATTTAATATACAAGATTCAACAATCAATCAGATTTAGTTCAACAATTCCAATAAACTCATTCAACATTTTATGAGATGTTGAAGttgtatataaaaaatattgaatTTATATATCCTAAATGttgattttaattttttttaaaatgtatACATATGGGATTTCATTTTGTCGCATTAATTCTAAACAACACGATGGTTCAAACGGAATCAAAGACGGACTTACGATTTGAGAGAAAAATGCATTTTATGGTAGCAAATCATTTAAACCACCACCCACTCAACCAACCATATTGTGACAACTGTCACCCTACTGTTTAAACAGTCCACTCCTCCCTTCCGCCTGCAGGAATCACAACCATTCATTTTTATTCTACACGAATCTTAAAGCAGAAGTTCAATAGCAAAATTAACTTCCAGAAGATGTATATGTTTTTCTAACGCCAGGGCCTAGGAAAGAGTCGTTCCTTCTGTTAAGATTGGGCCAGGCCATTTGACCATCTCCTAATGACACTGCCTAACAAGAACGGGGCAGAGCCAGGAAGGTTGTCAAATATGGGCCAGGCCATTTGATTATCCCCCAGTGATGCCTGACAAGAATGAGCTGAGCCAGGAAGGTTGTCAAGTATAGGCCGGGCTATTTGACTATTCCCTAATGACACTGCCTGAATGGGCTGGGCCAGGAAGGTTGTCAGGTATGGGCTAGGCTAGGAAGGTTCTTAGGTATAGACCGTGCCACTTGACTGAACACTGCCTGTGACCTCAACTCGCAATGGTTTTTCAAACCTTTATATTGCATAGATCAAAAGACTTCAAACTAGGTTATTCAAGATCATGTACTCCGATCCCAACTTTCAAGATATATGTATGAGACTTTATAATTAAATGTTAAATTTTTTTGACTCATATATTCGAAACTTCTTACATCTACAACTTTAAGTCACATGTCAAAAACCTTTATGCATGAATTTATATacctgttgacgaccaaaattggcatgaTTGTgaagaccggtcaaaccggtgtgCACAAATGGATCAGACCTGCATGGGTGACtttgtcaaaaattcaaatttgacatCACCAATGTGTAGCTCTCGTCAAGACAATGAAATTGTATATATggaacgtccaatttggagttTGAACGAGGAAGTTATGATCTCAGAAAGACTTGACCATGCTTGTACCGGTCGGACAAGTTGTCTagggcggtcagaccagtttAGGCAGTCCAGTCCGAGTTagaagttgtattttgacatgaAATTAATTAGGGGTTCAACTCCTAATGGGGCAAGACCTaccctccctataaatataaagggccacagCCGATTGTGGGGATCCAACCCAATTGAATCTATCAACTATATTTATCTTTCGTCTTTACCTTTTCTAtttaccctagcttttccaacctcaaTATGTTAATCTTCCTTCATCTCTATGGCGTTTGAGGACactctaggtggcctgccgatcctagagcaACCCAAGGTGTGCCTACCCCAATGGGGTCCCTCTTGGGTGGGCATTCATTGGATCCTCATCGGGCTACCCTGATGAGACTGGTCCGACCAGTCCACCATACCAGTCTGACCGATTGGTGCAGTGGCGCTATAAGGTGCACCATTGCGTGTTGCACGTTCAATGCTCAAGTATTTGGCACATCACATTTTCGCGTCAACTTACTTTTTTGGTGACTCCGCTAGGGAATAAGATCGGGCTATCATGGTTGATCCATCAAACCCTAGCAATATGACATCACATGAAGAGCTACTTGAGTATCGACGAGAATCCAATCGGATGGATGAAAAATTGCTTCTATCCTATTTCCATAAAACTGGACAAGGCATCATCAAGATAAAAGGAGTGGCAGCCACCATCCATAATTGATATATTAAAAGAGATAAAATCTTTATCTAATCTTCTATCCGACTATGTGAACTATTTGATCAATAAGGAAGATGATGCGGATCTAGATTTCATTAGTGATGAATCTATTATCAATCCTTGCAATCATGTGATATCAACTTGTGTTGTTGTCCATGAAATCAAAGATCCAATTCGGCCGTCTCAACCCGAAATTATTGATCGAATCCTTCTAGTGAAAATATAGAAGCTATGTCAAGTGCTTCTGTACTTGAGGGGCAACAATTCAAAGATTCATGTTTTGTTTATGACCGATTAAGTTCAAATCGGTCAGAATCGGAGCAACTAGTCTTAGAAACTAGAGCATCCAATTCCAACTCTAAACAGTCAAGTATTGGCCTAGACATCAGATCTGAAAATAAGTCTAAAACTAAGATGTTAAAGCCAAAGAAACTTGAGATCGGTGTTTCAAAAAATGTTCAAGCCAAAGGTCATAGCAAACATCAAAAGGAAATGCATGTTCTTGAGAAGCTTCGGGCTAAATCCCAAAGGCAAATGAATGCAATGATACTAGTCAGCCAAAACTTCCAAAGCACTCAAAATCCTCTCCAAGATGACAATTAAATGATCAAAATCGGCCATggaatagttttcatatatcGATAACGTTTCCTTCATATGAATCATCTATGCATATGCCATGGGGATTTAATTGTGTGGGCCATATCATTAATATTCACCATGGTATTACAATGCATGTTGTCATCTCTTCCTAGATATTTTTATCAAGATTACATTACATATAAGGATCCGGCAACTAATGAGCCATCACCAACAAATAATGTCTGTTTTGATCATAAAAATTAGCCTGTGCTGAAAACAAAATACAACATGATTAAACAAGTCTATTATGTCAAGAAAGATGGGTGATTGACTAAAATTTCAGATTTGACACAAGATAAAGAAAAGTCGACTGTTGAAGAAACATCGGCTAGTTCCGTTGATCAGAATGTCCCTAACGGAGACCACAATTCATAGGATATAGCTGAGAAATGATCAAGTTCGGCTGGGGGGCAAGATGATCTCAGAGTGACTGGTTCTGAAGGAACCGATCTAACCGGTGTCTAAACCGGTCTGATCGGCCATGCCAGAAATTCTGGCAGAGCTAAAAATGTCACATTAAGGAATAaggtgatgaagaagaagccaaGCTTTGTTGAGTTGTTGCATAAGTACCAGAAGATAGCCGAATAAAAGCGAAGCAATTGATGAGGAGATGATCAAAGTAGGAATGTTTCATCACCAAAGGCAAAAAGGCATCAGTGGTCCTCTCATCAGCCTTTATCATTTGTTCCATCAATGCATGTGCCATGGACTTCATATTCAGGTATATCCAATTTTAATCCATGGTTGTGGTATAATCCATGTTATGGATATCAACATCCTACTTATGCTTCACAAAGGAGCCATGGTTTATATGATCAGCCACCATGGCCGTATCAAGATTTCTGTTGGTAATGTTTAAATAATTCAACTGCCGAAATATTTGCTTCATACATATTCAGACAATTATACTTGGTAAAATCTAATTTCGGCTATAGTAGCATGCATAACAAGTATAGAGTGGCTGATGTATTGTACTTCATCATCCTTAGAAAATTTTGGTCCAGGGACTATTTTGCCGAGTTCCTTAGAGAGAGTTGTCTCGCACCCCTAGGTATTCTCTACCTACCCACCTGTGTCGGTTTCGGGTACAGGTACCCTTTTGTTGAAGGTCGTTCGAGCTTTTTCTAGGAGTATGGCATGGGTTACATACTTCAGCGCCGTAGCACCTGGTATGAGCCTCGTGGAGAAGCAATGGCTAGTCCACATGGTTGATACTTGAGCGCTGCAGCGCTTGGTACTTGGACCTCGGCTCGAGACATTTTCTCTACCCCTTCTTACCCTGAAAAAGCAGGGTCACCTTGTGTCCTTAAACCTATAACCATCTTTCGTCTAACATAGCCTCCTCTGTCATTCCATGACAAAACAAAATGCTATCTTCCAGGCAAATGTAACGCATACACTTCCGTGTTTGTCCCATTGACGAAGGACAATGAGACTGTTATACGAGTTTTCTGAGGAGCAACTTGACATTTCTTCATGCAGCTTGAAAGCTCTAGTGGAATTGCTACAGCATCCTGACATTTGCACATTCTATATGTGACCACATCAGGGATTAACCCTGGACCTCTTAGCCCACTAAGGATTTCCTCAGCTGAAGATGTGCATCCTTGCCCACAAATTCTATAAGCGAATTGAAAGATAGGATAGTTGGATCAACTCGGAAATCTCCTCAAATGAGTTCCTTATCAATGCATCAGATgccacgcaaaaaaaaaacattattgGCCCACCATTGATTACAAGATTTAGCTTTGTAGGTTTTGCCATAAAATAGGGGACATATGTCGACCAAAACTAGCATGACTGTACAGACTGATCAGACCAGTGTGCACAAACAGGTCAGACCGATTTTGGTGACTATTGGTGGTACTTAACTgcaaaatatgattgtcaactatactcaataataaaggaaaactatataTCTTACTTGCATAtgtgtatcactaacctagctccacaattGATTTGCCTATCTAGCCATTTCAGGCAAGCAAGTAtgaaataagatgaaaacatgcAGCAGACACCACAAGAATACACAAAAGATTGTATCTGGTGTCACATTTACAAAGAGGGTCCACCTATTAGAGCAAACGGGTGCGCCAAGCAAGATACATGTCAAGATCATCActagggcccacatgtcagcctgccaaGGAAGGTTGAGCTAGGGAAGTGCCACCCATGGGGAGGCCAACCCCTAGGGTCGGCCAAACCTAGACGGCCTGCTATTCAGGTGCCCTTTGACGTGGCGTGCCCTTCACTCTTCCTCAAGCCGAAGGATAAGGTTACCATGTATAATTTTGAgggaaccgacctccttgggctataaaaggggcctccctcaccccctc
The Panicum virgatum strain AP13 chromosome 6N, P.virgatum_v5, whole genome shotgun sequence genome window above contains:
- the LOC120677470 gene encoding glycosyltransferase BC10-like, which encodes MTTKNLKQQQQQHVLPMVVAGMAAAATPACPVRTKLLLCAALGFAIGVVATVSLLLSSASPYTASLHAHGGTLAGLFMPASAAANAVRDRQQEPPAAPRPPRPEQGPPAVPAMIRRPRSSPEPPPAATSATTAPPPPTPAGVGGASRGSGIGIGGGDDDDKELMALAASAPRAVPAGAAPKVAFLFLTRWDLPMAPLWDKFFHGHRGRYNVYVHTDPAFNGSEPPETSAFHRRRIPSKEVKWGRVSMVEAERRLLAHALLDDPSNARFVLLSESHVPLFDFPTVHSYLVNSTEVFLESYDQPGATGRGRYNRRMSPVVTAAQWRKGSQWFDLDRGLATDVVADRVYFPVFRRFCSRGCYADEHYLPTLLHIRRPAAAANRSLTWVDWSRGGPHPARFHRVQVTVDFLRWLRSGTTCTYNGRTTDVCFLFARKFLPNSLTRFLRFAPKVMGFG
- the LOC120677982 gene encoding xyloglucan endotransglucosylase/hydrolase protein 24-like, with translation MALPLPSPSSSRHHPRPLVAALLLLLMAMAARPGVGSLLYDQVEITWGGDSSFFYMEREGVDVLALCLEKTNGGSGFASKDTYLYGRFDIDIMLVANNSAGTVATFYLMPDGEVPWAYHDEIDLEFLGNATGEPYTLHTNIFANGAGGREQQFRLWFDPTTDFHTYSIEWNPKHIIILVDGTPVRAFENHAARGVPFPTWQRMRLQGTLWDADEWATQGGRVKTDWTQAPFYAYYRNLRVTPCAPSPGVAWCGDEPPESAWFEQRLDKAALKEAQEKHMIYDYCVDEKRFKDKGFPKECNAD